The Mytilus galloprovincialis chromosome 7, xbMytGall1.hap1.1, whole genome shotgun sequence genome has a window encoding:
- the LOC143084396 gene encoding retinal homeobox protein Rx-B-like: MAYQQNAPSKMSFSIEELSKSSRVPETIITDAVVNHIHDIYLPNSSQSCTADIKLSLANSAQRTQYKRKRQDSLHSDDNSFSSTDSSSRDCISPGSCSDDSDKSDQPKKRGRTSYTNSQLLELERYYSNSKYLQIEDRPVLAKKLKLSQHKIKWWFQNRRMKEKRHIKSTSYNGSPELSQFVGVGKPGSRMITTMESNGNFSQQSYSPFPMVSPHTYGMSPFVYPGYSQQFYGSVFPQAVQHNRS, encoded by the coding sequence ATGGCTTATCAACAGAATGCACCATCCAAGATGTCCTTCAGCATTGAAGAACTGTCCAAGAGCAGCAGGGTCCCAGAGACCATCATTACTGATGCAGTTGTCAACCATATCCACGACATCTATCTACCAAACAGCAGCCAGTCATGTACAGCAGATATAAAGCTTTCTCTTGCCAACTCAGCTCAACGTACTCAatacaagaggaaacgacaagaCTCATTACATTCTGATGACAACAGCTTCAGCTCAACAGACTCATCATCAAGAGATTGTATTTCACCTGGTTCATGCTCAGACGATTCAGACAAGTCCGACCAACCAAAGAAGAGAGGCAGAACTTCCTACACAAACTCACAATTGTTAGAACTAGAAAGATACTACAGTAACAGCAAATATCTCCAGATTGAAGATCGACCAGTGCTTGCCAAGAAACTCAAACTCAGCCAACATAAGATTAAATGGTGGTTTCAGAATCGAAGAATGAAAGAAAAGCGTCACATCAAGAGTACAAGCTACAACGGTTCACCAGAGTTATCACAGTTTGTTGGTGTAGGTAAACCTGGTTCCCGAATGATTACAACAATGGAATCAAATGGTAACTTCAGTCAGCAGTCATACTCACCATTTCCTATGGTCTCGCCTCATACGTATGGTATGTCACCGTTTGTGTATCCTGGTTATAGTCAGCAGTTCTACGGCAGCGTATTTCCACAGGCAGTGCAACATAACAGGAGTTGA